One stretch of Priestia megaterium DNA includes these proteins:
- the ccpA gene encoding catabolite control protein A — MNVTIYDVAREASVSMATVSRVVNGNPNVKPSTRKKVLETIERLGYRPNAVARGLASKKTTTVGVIIPDISNIFYAELARGIEDIATMYKYNIILSNSDQNQDKELHLLNNMLGKQVDGIIFMSGNVTEEHVEELKKSPVPVVLAASIESTNQIPSVTIDYEQAAFDAVQSLIDSGHKNIAFVSGTLEEPINHAKKVKGYKRALTESGLPVRDSYIVEGDYTYDSGIEALEKLLEEDEKPTAIFVGTDEMALGVIHGAQDRGLNVPNDLEVIGFDNTRLSTMVRPQLTSVVQPMYDIGAVAMRLLTKYMNKETVDSSIVQLPHRIEFRQSTK, encoded by the coding sequence GTGAACGTAACAATTTATGATGTAGCAAGGGAAGCAAGCGTGTCGATGGCAACGGTTTCTCGTGTGGTAAACGGAAATCCAAATGTAAAACCATCAACTAGAAAAAAAGTATTAGAAACAATTGAGAGACTAGGCTATCGTCCGAACGCAGTAGCGCGTGGATTAGCAAGTAAAAAAACAACGACAGTAGGAGTTATCATTCCTGATATTTCAAATATTTTCTATGCAGAACTAGCGCGTGGAATCGAAGATATTGCAACGATGTACAAGTATAATATCATCTTAAGTAACTCCGATCAAAATCAAGATAAAGAACTTCACCTTTTAAATAACATGCTTGGTAAACAAGTAGACGGAATCATCTTCATGAGTGGGAATGTAACGGAAGAACACGTAGAAGAGCTAAAAAAATCACCGGTTCCAGTTGTACTTGCAGCATCAATCGAATCAACTAACCAAATCCCATCTGTAACTATTGATTATGAACAAGCAGCTTTTGATGCAGTGCAATCACTAATTGACAGCGGTCATAAAAATATTGCATTCGTTTCAGGTACGTTAGAAGAACCAATCAATCATGCGAAAAAAGTAAAAGGGTACAAGCGTGCTCTTACTGAAAGCGGATTGCCTGTACGTGATTCTTACATTGTAGAAGGAGACTACACGTACGATTCAGGTATTGAAGCGCTTGAAAAACTATTAGAAGAAGATGAAAAGCCAACTGCTATTTTCGTTGGAACGGATGAAATGGCATTAGGCGTTATTCACGGGGCACAAGATCGCGGGTTGAATGTACCAAACGATCTAGAAGTTATCGGTTTTGATAACACAAGACTTTCAACAATGGTTCGTCCTCAGTTAACATCTGTTGTACAGCCAATGTATGATATTGGTGCAGTAGCGATGCGTCTCTTAACGAAATATATGAACAAAGAAACGGTAGACAGCAGCATTGTACAGCTTCCTCACCGCATCGAGTTCAGACAATCAACAAAATAA
- a CDS encoding bifunctional 3-deoxy-7-phosphoheptulonate synthase/chorismate mutase: protein MTNSDLQHLRSQIDEVNMKLLKLINERGELVQEIGKLKGMQSTKRFDPVRERAMLDAILSKNEGPFQTSTLQHIFKEIFKAHLELQEDDHRKALLVSRKKKPENTIVMVKGETIGDGLQRFVAGPCSVESYEQVAAVAKAVKQQGVRMLRGGAYKPRTSPYDFQGLGLEGLQILKRVADEYNLAVISEIVDPADIETAVEYVDVIQIGARNMQNFELLKEAGAVKKPVLLKRGLAATIDEFINAAEYIVSKGNDQLILCERGIRTYERATRNTLDISAVPILKQETHLPVLVDVTHSTGRRDLLVPTAKAALAIGADGIMAEVHPDPAVALSDSAQQMDIPQFTEFMKQLKPICNLNL from the coding sequence ATGACGAATTCAGATCTTCAGCATTTGCGATCTCAAATTGACGAAGTAAATATGAAACTGTTAAAGCTTATTAATGAGCGAGGCGAGCTTGTTCAAGAAATAGGAAAGTTAAAAGGAATGCAGTCAACCAAACGGTTTGATCCCGTTCGTGAACGAGCAATGCTTGATGCGATTTTAAGCAAGAATGAAGGACCGTTCCAAACGTCTACGCTTCAACATATTTTCAAAGAGATTTTCAAAGCTCATTTAGAGCTTCAAGAAGATGATCATCGTAAAGCACTTCTTGTATCTCGTAAAAAGAAGCCGGAAAATACAATTGTTATGGTAAAAGGAGAAACAATTGGTGACGGACTTCAGCGTTTTGTAGCAGGACCTTGTTCCGTTGAAAGCTATGAGCAAGTAGCAGCCGTAGCAAAAGCCGTGAAGCAGCAGGGCGTGCGGATGCTTAGGGGCGGAGCCTACAAGCCAAGAACATCTCCTTATGATTTTCAAGGCCTTGGCTTAGAAGGACTGCAAATTTTAAAAAGAGTAGCTGACGAATATAATCTAGCCGTTATTAGTGAAATTGTCGACCCCGCTGATATTGAAACAGCTGTAGAATACGTAGATGTGATTCAAATTGGTGCTCGTAATATGCAAAATTTTGAGCTGTTAAAAGAAGCGGGTGCGGTGAAGAAGCCTGTCTTATTAAAGCGAGGCTTAGCTGCTACGATTGATGAGTTTATTAATGCTGCTGAATACATTGTTTCAAAAGGAAATGATCAGCTGATTTTGTGTGAACGAGGAATTCGTACGTATGAGCGAGCAACGCGAAATACGCTGGATATTTCAGCTGTTCCCATTTTAAAACAAGAAACTCATTTACCTGTTTTAGTCGACGTTACGCATTCAACGGGAAGACGAGATTTACTTGTTCCAACGGCTAAAGCGGCTCTTGCCATTGGTGCAGATGGAATTATGGCAGAAGTTCATCCAGATCCTGCGGTAGCACTTTCTGACTCAGCTCAGCAAATGGATATCCCGCAATTTACAGAATTTATGAAACAGCTAAAACCTATATGTAACTTAAATTTATAA
- the ytxJ gene encoding bacillithiol system redox-active protein YtxJ produces the protein MKKISTVEEFEQVVKENNRFLFLKHSTTCPISAAGHEAFSAFASSHEDIPSYYLHVQDSRDVSNYIAETYEVKHESPQALLFEDGKVKWHASHWNINEEELAKNVAH, from the coding sequence ATGAAGAAGATTTCAACAGTTGAAGAGTTCGAACAAGTTGTAAAGGAAAACAATCGCTTTTTATTTTTAAAGCACAGCACAACGTGTCCAATTAGTGCAGCTGGTCATGAGGCATTTTCAGCGTTTGCTTCTAGTCATGAAGACATTCCTTCTTATTATCTTCATGTGCAAGATTCACGTGATGTATCTAACTATATCGCTGAGACGTATGAAGTGAAGCATGAATCACCTCAAGCGCTTCTGTTTGAAGATGGAAAAGTGAAGTGGCATGCTTCTCACTGGAACATTAACGAAGAAGAATTAGCGAAAAACGTAGCTCATTAA
- a CDS encoding YtxH domain-containing protein, protein MSNKPNKPNNTSNKGFLVGTVIGGVVGAATALLLAPKSGKEFRSDLNEQAAYVRLKTEQAKNSAVEKGQGFAQTAKEKTAGLSQTLSEQSSQVVDKVKNFRKVDPEHEALPPTSLEVLADEVESQSNEDVQQKLTEAQKALDEVESTVPRP, encoded by the coding sequence ATGTCAAACAAACCAAATAAACCAAACAACACTTCAAATAAAGGCTTTTTAGTAGGAACAGTGATTGGAGGAGTTGTAGGAGCTGCAACGGCATTACTACTTGCTCCAAAATCAGGTAAAGAGTTCCGTTCTGATTTGAATGAGCAGGCAGCTTACGTTCGTTTAAAAACGGAGCAAGCGAAAAACAGCGCTGTTGAAAAAGGACAAGGGTTTGCTCAAACGGCTAAAGAAAAAACGGCTGGTTTATCACAAACATTGTCTGAGCAATCTTCACAAGTAGTGGACAAAGTGAAAAACTTCCGTAAAGTAGATCCTGAGCATGAAGCATTGCCGCCAACAAGCTTAGAAGTGCTTGCTGATGAAGTTGAGTCTCAAAGCAACGAAGACGTTCAGCAGAAGCTAACAGAAGCTCAAAAAGCACTAGATGAAGTGGAAAGCACAGTGCCACGACCATAA
- a CDS encoding DUF948 domain-containing protein, whose translation MVIILYLSAAIVAIAIFYLVVSVSKTLKSVQHTLNSVAGTLDGVEKQMTGITAETTALLHKTNLLAEDIQRKSEALNTVVDSVKGVGDSIQDLNKSIKSVSSSVSEKVEENKETVAQVVQWSNVALDVWERIKLRKQKKIDAEPVPVEVKEKAVQRSRSFS comes from the coding sequence ATGGTTATTATTCTTTATTTAAGCGCTGCTATTGTTGCCATTGCGATTTTTTACCTGGTGGTTTCCGTGTCCAAAACATTGAAATCCGTTCAGCACACATTAAATTCAGTGGCAGGTACTTTAGACGGTGTAGAAAAGCAAATGACAGGAATCACAGCCGAAACAACTGCACTTTTACATAAGACTAATCTGTTAGCTGAAGATATTCAGCGTAAATCCGAAGCGCTGAATACAGTGGTGGATTCTGTTAAAGGCGTAGGTGATTCAATCCAAGACCTAAATAAGTCTATTAAAAGCGTATCATCAAGCGTTTCAGAGAAAGTAGAAGAAAATAAAGAAACTGTTGCTCAAGTCGTTCAATGGAGCAATGTTGCATTAGACGTATGGGAACGTATAAAATTAAGAAAACAGAAAAAAATTGACGCAGAGCCTGTACCTGTTGAAGTAAAAGAAAAAGCGGTTCAACGCTCACGCTCATTTTCATAA
- a CDS encoding aminopeptidase, with protein MKDPRIATLAKNLINYSVRLQKGEKVLIENFGLQRELVTALVDEAYKAGGYPFVLLKDHSVDRALLNGAQEEQFNMMADFEANVMKEMNAYIGLRSGSNIFEQSDVPADKMKIQGNTIGKKVHREIRVPKTKWVVLRYPNDSMAQLAKMSTEAFEDFYFDVCNLDYGKMSKAMDALVELMNRTDKVRLTGENTDLTFSIKDIPAVKCAGEMNIPDGEVYTAPVRDSVNGTISYNTPSNYQGFTFENVSLTFKNGKIVEATANDTERINGIFDTDEGARFVGEFAIGVNPYIQHPMQDILFDEKIDGSFHFTPGECYEDAYNGNKSNIHWDMVMIQRPEYGGGEIYFDDVLIRKDGLFVIEELKALNPENLK; from the coding sequence ATGAAAGACCCTAGAATTGCCACATTAGCTAAAAATTTAATTAATTATTCTGTTCGCCTTCAAAAAGGAGAAAAAGTATTAATCGAAAACTTTGGACTTCAGCGCGAACTTGTGACAGCACTTGTAGATGAAGCGTACAAGGCGGGTGGCTATCCGTTTGTACTGCTAAAAGATCATTCGGTAGACCGAGCTCTTTTAAACGGTGCACAAGAAGAGCAGTTCAATATGATGGCAGACTTCGAAGCAAATGTGATGAAAGAAATGAATGCTTATATTGGCTTGCGTTCTGGTTCAAACATTTTTGAACAATCAGATGTTCCGGCAGATAAAATGAAAATCCAAGGGAATACGATCGGTAAAAAAGTACATAGAGAAATTCGCGTTCCAAAAACAAAATGGGTTGTTCTTCGCTATCCAAACGATTCAATGGCGCAGCTTGCTAAAATGAGTACAGAAGCATTTGAAGATTTTTATTTTGATGTATGTAACTTAGACTATGGCAAAATGAGCAAAGCGATGGATGCTTTAGTTGAGCTCATGAACCGTACGGACAAAGTGCGTTTAACAGGTGAGAATACAGACTTAACGTTCTCTATTAAAGATATTCCTGCAGTGAAGTGTGCCGGAGAAATGAATATTCCGGACGGTGAAGTATACACGGCTCCTGTACGTGATTCTGTAAACGGAACAATTTCTTACAACACTCCTTCTAACTATCAAGGCTTTACGTTTGAGAATGTATCCTTAACATTTAAAAACGGTAAGATTGTTGAAGCAACCGCTAATGATACAGAACGCATCAACGGCATTTTTGATACGGATGAAGGCGCACGTTTTGTTGGCGAATTTGCGATTGGCGTAAATCCATATATTCAACATCCAATGCAAGACATTTTATTTGATGAAAAAATTGACGGAAGCTTCCACTTCACTCCTGGCGAGTGCTACGAAGATGCGTATAATGGAAACAAGTCAAATATTCACTGGGATATGGTGATGATTCAGCGCCCAGAATACGGCGGCGGTGAGATTTATTTCGATGACGTGTTGATTCGTAAAGACGGGCTATTTGTCATTGAGGAATTAAAAGCGTTAAATCCTGAAAATTTAAAATGA
- the murC gene encoding UDP-N-acetylmuramate--L-alanine ligase yields the protein MTVYHFVGIKGTGMSALAQILNDMGFQVQGSDIEKEIFTQKALEQQGIPVLPFDKNNIKDGMTVIAGNAFPDTHEEIAEAASKEGVKLVRYHRFLGDFMKQYTSVAVTGAHGKTSTTGMLAHVIQGAEPTSYLIGDGTGKGVKDSKYFAFEACEYRRHFLSYTPDYAIMTNIDFDHPDYFANIDDVFSAFQEMALQVKKGIIACGDDEHLQQIQAKVPVLYYGLGEENDFQARNIVKSTTGTTFDVFVRNTFHASFEIPGYGDHNILNALSVIALCHYEEIDVAVLQERFKTYQGVKRRFSEKNVGKQVLIDDYAHHPTEINATISAARQKYPNREVVAVFQPHTFTRTQTFLEDFAASLQHADKVYLCDIFGSAREHQGKLSIEDLRSKISGAELINEETIESLKDHNEAVLVFMGAGDIQKFEKLYQQTVS from the coding sequence ATGACAGTTTACCATTTTGTAGGTATTAAAGGAACAGGAATGAGTGCGCTTGCGCAAATCCTAAACGATATGGGCTTTCAAGTTCAAGGATCGGATATTGAAAAAGAAATTTTTACGCAAAAAGCACTAGAACAGCAGGGAATTCCTGTTTTACCATTTGATAAAAATAATATTAAAGACGGCATGACTGTAATCGCAGGAAATGCTTTTCCTGATACGCATGAAGAAATTGCAGAAGCAGCTTCAAAAGAAGGAGTCAAGCTTGTACGCTATCACCGTTTCTTAGGTGACTTTATGAAACAGTATACGAGTGTAGCCGTAACAGGAGCACACGGGAAAACATCCACAACGGGTATGTTAGCGCATGTGATTCAAGGAGCTGAACCTACTTCATATTTAATTGGAGACGGTACGGGTAAAGGTGTAAAAGACAGCAAGTATTTTGCGTTTGAGGCATGTGAGTATCGCCGCCACTTCTTATCTTATACGCCAGACTATGCAATCATGACGAATATTGATTTTGATCACCCTGATTATTTTGCCAATATCGATGATGTATTCAGCGCGTTCCAAGAGATGGCGCTTCAAGTCAAAAAAGGAATTATTGCCTGTGGTGACGATGAACATCTGCAGCAAATTCAAGCGAAGGTACCTGTTCTTTATTACGGATTAGGCGAAGAAAATGATTTCCAAGCACGTAATATCGTAAAAAGTACAACAGGCACAACATTTGATGTGTTCGTTCGTAATACATTCCACGCATCATTTGAAATTCCAGGGTATGGCGACCATAACATCTTAAATGCACTTTCTGTTATTGCACTTTGTCATTATGAAGAAATTGATGTTGCTGTGCTGCAAGAGCGTTTTAAAACATATCAAGGTGTAAAGCGTCGTTTCAGTGAAAAGAACGTTGGCAAACAAGTGCTAATCGATGATTATGCACACCATCCAACGGAAATTAATGCAACGATTTCAGCTGCTCGTCAAAAGTATCCAAACCGTGAAGTTGTGGCTGTTTTCCAACCGCATACTTTTACGCGTACACAAACGTTCTTAGAGGACTTTGCAGCAAGCTTACAGCACGCTGATAAAGTATATTTATGTGACATTTTTGGATCAGCTCGTGAGCATCAAGGTAAATTATCAATTGAAGATTTACGAAGCAAAATCAGCGGAGCTGAATTAATTAATGAAGAAACAATTGAATCGTTAAAAGACCATAATGAAGCTGTGTTAGTATTTATGGGTGCTGGAGACATTCAAAAGTTTGAAAAACTATATCAGCAAACCGTATCATAA
- a CDS encoding nicotinate phosphoribosyltransferase: MTEENHELINFNEIREQKQLQSDNAICDFYNQYFFFVNRYTNIREKVRASHLFKELVNLPHEAPLSDSHEQLFFQWFAFEYVTIQGKTLLQLFLADQAKQKTESFLIQGAFFLTSVLEPIIVSKVPNSFFLKGYTPLTNEQVIIKDVRGRFANLEEQQVIWIRKIKSIGYDVLIDSFFLGHKQRIEQLVTQYNDKKNAMTWRSFLKQQAIHYVMKPK, encoded by the coding sequence ATGACAGAAGAAAATCATGAACTGATTAACTTTAATGAAATTCGTGAACAAAAGCAGCTTCAGTCTGATAATGCTATTTGCGACTTTTACAATCAATATTTCTTTTTTGTGAACCGCTATACGAATATACGAGAAAAAGTGCGGGCTTCACATTTATTTAAAGAGTTAGTAAACTTGCCTCATGAGGCGCCTCTGTCTGATTCCCATGAACAATTATTTTTTCAGTGGTTTGCATTTGAATATGTAACCATTCAGGGAAAAACCCTGCTGCAGCTTTTTTTAGCTGATCAGGCGAAGCAGAAAACAGAGTCGTTTTTGATTCAAGGAGCCTTTTTTTTGACGAGTGTACTAGAGCCAATTATTGTGTCTAAAGTACCTAATTCGTTTTTCTTAAAAGGATATACCCCATTGACAAATGAGCAGGTTATCATCAAAGATGTAAGAGGAAGATTTGCAAATTTAGAGGAACAACAAGTAATTTGGATTCGAAAAATAAAATCAATCGGATATGACGTGTTAATTGACTCTTTCTTTTTAGGACATAAACAACGCATTGAACAGTTAGTAACGCAATATAACGACAAAAAAAATGCAATGACATGGCGCTCGTTTTTAAAACAGCAGGCTATACACTATGTGATGAAGCCAAAATAA
- a CDS encoding DNA translocase FtsK, giving the protein MGFVRKVMDYLLGYEVKEIVVDEHGNTTEEYPLNREKTIPKKKAPKPKQMQSIHQKPVMKAAPKPSVPHLARTQKRSYSEEQQDVHTKVAYQYPKGTFRFPLIDDTGEAKKAAAPKNEPRPVTKKAPAPFYQEPVRKSALTQPKSVSQPLKTVSEKKEAVPQVRKRPFRPTEIPSPVYGFNKRPSNVVQNGSEEVVEYELPSTQLSKAAFEDEIYRRAMNTAVVEPLRKPVSKPIAEEAPIQETEEMMQLSSQRFAQWKQYEENQKEKLSFPEEKPSSSVAVKEQEEAPTFEESHAGEPLAGQEKTIEWDLVKGMTAAEEVPISEEAGPSESSVTLQQEIGNEAEEVEAETLMDGSAVFLQAAEEVEALKPRKKEEAPAAQKESDVILEESTNSVHMEAEHELNSESLNPSQPAADEWQPEAASAVVHQELENSVIKEEESSMQESQELQGQVQQESAVEPLVPAEQPGNAERARGKRLVPFNVMMLKKDRTKMDNSAREKSQPSQGSYQRQEAEALQKKTEVSRQEEVHGEKTKEAVPQASLKAEEPVNVKAPSPYTFPGMNLLNIPPAAIEEDNQWADEQRELLDMTLKNFNVRAKVVNVTQGPTVTRFEVHPEPGVKVNKITNLTDDIKLSLAARDIRIEAPIPGKNTIGIEVPNRQSKPVLIREILRHPSFRKDNSPLTVALGLDISGTPVVTDLNKMPHGLIAGATGSGKSVCINTIIVSLLYKAAPHEVKLMLIDPKMVELAPYNGIPHLVSPVITDAKAATTALKWAVEEMERRYELFAHAGVRDITKYNERVKEHNEKSGELPYLVIIIDELADLMMVSPGEVEEAICRIAQKARACGIHLLLATQRPSVDVITGLIKANVPTRIAFSVSSQVDSRTIIDTGGAEKLLGKGDMLLLENGSSKSVRIQGNFVSDEEIDRVVGHVKKQMKPTYLFDQEDLLKKQQSFASNEEDELFYEACEFVLDQGGASTSSLQRRFRMGYNRAARLIDMMEQQGIISEARGSKPRDVLITENELQEMESQTATSTF; this is encoded by the coding sequence ATGGGTTTTGTACGAAAAGTAATGGATTATTTACTAGGATACGAAGTGAAAGAAATTGTTGTAGACGAACATGGAAATACAACGGAAGAATACCCTTTAAATAGAGAAAAAACAATTCCTAAAAAGAAGGCTCCTAAGCCTAAACAAATGCAGTCAATTCATCAAAAGCCAGTGATGAAAGCAGCGCCAAAACCTTCTGTTCCACACTTGGCCAGAACGCAAAAGCGGAGTTACAGTGAAGAGCAGCAAGATGTTCATACAAAAGTAGCTTATCAATATCCAAAAGGAACGTTTCGTTTTCCTTTAATTGATGATACGGGAGAAGCAAAAAAGGCAGCAGCTCCTAAAAATGAACCAAGGCCTGTAACAAAAAAGGCACCGGCTCCGTTTTATCAAGAGCCTGTTCGCAAGTCGGCGCTAACGCAGCCTAAGTCAGTATCTCAGCCGTTAAAAACGGTATCTGAAAAGAAAGAAGCCGTTCCGCAAGTAAGAAAACGTCCGTTTCGTCCGACTGAAATTCCTTCACCTGTTTATGGGTTTAATAAGCGACCTTCTAATGTTGTACAAAACGGAAGTGAGGAAGTAGTAGAATATGAGCTTCCGAGTACACAGTTATCAAAAGCAGCGTTTGAAGATGAAATTTACCGACGAGCGATGAATACGGCTGTTGTAGAGCCGTTAAGAAAACCAGTTTCTAAGCCTATAGCCGAAGAAGCACCGATTCAAGAAACGGAAGAAATGATGCAACTGTCTTCTCAGCGTTTTGCTCAGTGGAAGCAATATGAGGAAAATCAAAAAGAGAAGCTATCATTTCCTGAAGAAAAGCCAAGTTCTTCAGTAGCTGTAAAAGAACAGGAAGAGGCTCCAACTTTTGAAGAATCACACGCGGGCGAACCGTTAGCGGGACAAGAGAAAACTATTGAATGGGATTTAGTGAAAGGTATGACAGCGGCCGAAGAAGTTCCAATTTCAGAGGAAGCGGGCCCGTCTGAATCATCAGTTACTCTCCAACAAGAGATAGGAAATGAGGCTGAAGAGGTAGAAGCAGAAACGTTGATGGACGGAAGCGCAGTGTTTTTACAAGCAGCAGAAGAAGTAGAAGCACTAAAGCCTAGAAAGAAAGAAGAAGCTCCAGCTGCTCAGAAAGAAAGTGACGTCATTCTAGAAGAATCAACAAACAGTGTTCATATGGAAGCAGAGCATGAGCTGAATTCTGAAAGTTTAAATCCATCGCAACCCGCAGCTGATGAATGGCAACCAGAAGCGGCATCGGCTGTTGTTCACCAAGAGCTTGAAAATTCAGTGATAAAAGAGGAAGAGAGCAGTATGCAGGAAAGTCAAGAGTTACAAGGACAAGTACAGCAAGAGTCAGCTGTAGAGCCTCTTGTACCTGCAGAACAGCCAGGAAATGCTGAACGAGCTCGCGGTAAGCGATTAGTGCCTTTTAACGTAATGATGCTGAAAAAAGACCGCACAAAGATGGATAACAGTGCTCGAGAAAAAAGTCAGCCGTCTCAAGGTTCATACCAAAGGCAGGAGGCAGAAGCTCTGCAAAAAAAAACGGAAGTAAGTAGGCAAGAAGAAGTTCACGGTGAAAAAACCAAAGAAGCGGTTCCACAGGCTTCGTTAAAAGCTGAAGAACCTGTAAATGTAAAGGCTCCTTCTCCTTATACATTTCCTGGAATGAACTTGCTTAACATTCCTCCGGCTGCTATTGAAGAAGATAATCAATGGGCGGATGAGCAGCGTGAGCTTTTGGATATGACATTAAAAAACTTTAACGTTCGAGCTAAGGTCGTAAACGTCACGCAAGGTCCTACCGTGACCAGATTTGAAGTACATCCTGAGCCCGGCGTGAAAGTGAACAAAATTACGAATTTAACAGATGATATTAAACTGAGCCTAGCCGCGCGTGATATCCGAATTGAAGCGCCAATTCCAGGGAAAAATACGATTGGAATTGAAGTGCCAAATCGTCAAAGTAAGCCGGTGTTAATTCGCGAAATTTTGAGGCATCCTTCTTTTAGAAAAGATAACTCTCCTTTAACGGTGGCGTTAGGGTTAGATATTTCAGGAACGCCGGTTGTGACTGACTTGAACAAAATGCCTCACGGTTTGATTGCCGGAGCGACGGGATCCGGCAAAAGCGTGTGTATTAATACCATTATCGTCAGCTTGCTTTATAAAGCTGCGCCACATGAAGTCAAGCTGATGTTAATTGACCCTAAAATGGTTGAGCTAGCTCCTTACAACGGTATTCCGCATTTAGTCAGCCCGGTTATCACGGATGCTAAAGCAGCTACTACAGCTTTAAAATGGGCAGTAGAGGAAATGGAGCGCCGTTATGAACTGTTTGCACATGCGGGCGTACGTGATATTACAAAATACAACGAACGTGTAAAAGAACATAATGAAAAAAGCGGGGAGCTGCCATATCTAGTTATTATTATTGATGAACTAGCCGACTTAATGATGGTATCTCCAGGGGAAGTAGAGGAAGCTATTTGCCGTATTGCACAAAAGGCAAGAGCGTGTGGCATTCACTTATTGCTTGCAACGCAGCGTCCTTCCGTAGATGTTATTACAGGCTTAATTAAAGCCAATGTGCCAACGCGTATTGCATTTTCTGTTTCTTCGCAAGTTGATTCACGTACAATTATCGACACAGGGGGAGCAGAGAAGCTATTAGGTAAAGGTGATATGCTGCTTCTTGAAAACGGCTCTTCTAAAAGCGTTCGAATTCAAGGGAACTTTGTTTCAGATGAAGAAATTGATCGCGTGGTAGGTCATGTCAAAAAACAAATGAAGCCAACATACTTATTTGATCAAGAAGATTTGTTGAAAAAGCAGCAAAGCTTTGCTTCAAATGAAGAAGATGAGCTTTTCTATGAAGCATGCGAGTTTGTGCTAGATCAAGGCGGTGCATCTACTTCCAGTCTGCAAAGACGCTTCAGAATGGGGTACAATCGCGCAGCGCGCCTAATTGATATGATGGAGCAGCAAGGAATTATTTCAGAAGCAAGAGGAAGCAAGCCGAGAGACGTGCTCATTACCGAAAACGAGCTTCAGGAAATGGAAAGTCAAACAGCCACTTCTACATTTTAA